In the Ignavibacteria bacterium genome, CCTTCTTTATCTCGCATGGCAGTCATGGCAACAAGGGCTTCAACAAGCCCCTTTTTCAGATCGGGCCATACATCCGGACGTTCCGACGTATCGGGAGGCGCTTGGAAGATCGCCGGGAAATGCACGAGGTGGTCTACCGACACATCCCCGTCGAGATCAAGCTCAGCCTTGAGCTGACGAAGTGCTTCAACGAACGACCGGGCAACTTCAGTATCAACCTGAACGGCTTGCTGTTGGCCTCGCTCTTCTTGTCGGATGAAGATGTTCAGCGATCCGCGTGTGACGTTCTCTCGGACGGTTTCGCGAATGAGACCTTCTTTATCAGACCACTCTTTCGGAATACGCGTGGAAAGCTCCAAGTATCGTCCGTTGACGCACCGAGCTTCGATCGTGCAGGGAGTTCCTTCAATGAGGATCTCACTCTTTCCGTAACCGGTCATACTCCTGATCATGTTCGGCCTAGTCTGTTCAAATACAAGGGATTGGCAAAGATACGGCAGGGACGTACTGGCCAAGGTGGTATCTTCCCTCGTGATGTTCATCGATGATCAAGACCCAAGACATGCCGTCAGGGAGGGGGCTTCCCGGCTCCGTGAGCTGTGGAGTAAGCCTATCCACGCTGCCGTAGTGGCCGGTTCTGGATTTTCGACGTTTACGGAAGCCGGTACGATCATTGACCGAATACCCTATTCACAGCTGACCGGACTTCCGAACAGCGCTGTGAACGGCCATGGCTCCGAGATCGTCCTCCTCTCTACGTTGGCAGGCACCATTATGGTGTTTACTGGTAGAGCCCATGCCTATGAGGGCTACAGTCCATCAGTCTGCGCCTCGCATGTAGCAGTTGCTCTTGAATGTGGAATCAAGAACATCCTCCTCACGAATGCATGTGGTGGAGTGCATCCACTGCTGAAAACGGGCGATATCGTGATCCCTAACAGTACCCTGAACCTCACACATCGGTCGATCCTTCCTCCGTTGAACGGACCGGAGGTGGCGTCAGCGGCCTACCTAGATCTCGGAATCTCAACCATCGATCACTGTTGGTCAAAGGGGCTCCCTGTTCGTAGTGGCGTCTATGCGCAGGTTCTTGGACCGTCCTATGAGACGCGTGCCGAGATCAGAATGCTGCGACGCATCGGTGCTGATGCCGTAGGTATGTCCACCGCTATGGAAGCACAATGGGCTTCCAGAATGGGCGCACACGTAGGGATCATCTCCCTCGTCACCAATACGCTGACCGACGCTAATCACCGAATGGTAACACACGGAGAGGTGGTTCACGCTGCTGAAATGTCGCACCAATTTGTTGCTCAGGTAGTGCTTGCAGCCGTTGAGACTGCCCGCAGTACCCTTGGAGCCCCTTGACACCCTATTTTTGCTGCATGATCACCATGAATCGCATCTCCCTTATCGCCTTGATGATCACGAGTCTCCTCGTGCTGTCCATGGGTTGCAAGTCTACCTCGTACAGCGGCTTTATGCGAAACAACAAGGCCATACATGTGGACCGACCCATCTTTGACATCAAGGGTGTGCGTCTAAGTGACAGTACGGTGCAGCTGAGTTTCATGACGGCATCCACTCTTCGCACGGTAGACCGTTCTATTCGATATGTGGACATCTTCATTGGTCCTGATAAAGACCACCTCAATGATTCGATCATGGTCAATCCTACGATGGCCGGCACTCCGGGATCGGACGAAACGATCCTCTTTATCGGTGAGGGTCTATGGGATACGCCCGCTGCAAAGGCTTCTCGCAGTGCTGTAGCGGAGGTTGCGGTGGTAACAGCCACAGACCATTTGATCTTTACAACAGCCATCGAGTATCAAAAGGCAGAACCAGTGGATCTCCGACCTTTTGCTACCGCAGCCGGAGACAGTGCCATTGATATTGGCGTAATGGCAAAACGGATCTTTGTTCCTCAAGGCGAGTACCTGCCAACGTCTGAATCATTCCGGGTGTTGATCTCCGACGGTAAAGGAAGTGTTGTGTGGCGATCTGATGCTGGACTTGCCTTCCTTTCTGTGGTCACTCTTGTTGAACCTCAGAATGCCAACGCCATCCACCGGTATGTGATGCCGTGGGACGGACGTGATCTGGGCGGTCAGAAGGTACCTGATGGAGAGTATCATGCCGATCTCATCATTCCATCTCGTCCAAAGTCATATTCAGCTTCCATCTCTTTTTCATGGCCACCACGGTGAACCACGAAGAATGGATGCAGCTGGCACTTGATGAAGCACACAGAGGCAGCGGTTGGGTAAGCCCTAATCCTCGCGTCGGTTGTGTGATCGTGCGGGATAATGAGTTGGTTGCAAAGGGGCATCATCAACGTTTTGGAGATGTCCATGCAGAGGTAGATGCGCTTCGCGCATTCTCCGGGGATGCCTCAACGGCAACGATGTACGTCACGTTGGAGCCCTGTGCCCATGACGGAAAACAACCCGCCTGTACAAATGCCATCATTGCCTCCGGAATCAAGCGCGTTGTTGTTGGGACAGTAGATCCCAATCCTCTCGTCTCGGGCCGGGGAATTCAGATTCTTGAGGAACATGGTATCGATGTGATCCGCGGCGTTCGTGAAAACGAATGCCAATGGATGAACAGATGGTTCTCTCATCACATCACGAGCGGGACGAGCTACGTAACGCTCAAAGCGGCCACATCGATCGATCTCGGGGCTTCAGTCCAGCAGGGACATGGTCGATGGATTTCATCCGAGGAAAGCAGGGTCGTGACCCATGTGCTGCGAAGTGAGTACGATGCTGTAATGGTTGGGATCGGGACCGTGCTTGCCGACGATCCCCTCTTGAATGTCCGTCTGTCTGAAGGCAGAGATCCACTTCGCATCGTCGTTGATCCCAATTGTGAAACGCCCCCTACATCAAAACTGGCTGCTACGGCCAAAGAGATCAGAAGCGTCATCTTCTGTGGGCACCATAGTGTCGAGAGTGAGCAAGCAATGATTCTTCGCGGACTTGGCTTCGAGATCATTGGAACAGCAGGAACAACATCGCATCTGGATGTAGCAACGATCATTCGAACCACAGGGACCATGGGTATCGCATCTATTCTTCTCGAGGGCGGTCCAACTCTAGCAGCGTCATTTCTCAATGCAGGTTGCGTGCGTGAACTCATCCTTCACATAGCTCCCGCGTTTCTCGGAGTTGAGAACACCTGGTTCAAGCATATCACACCAATGGACATCACGTTACGTTCATGCACATCGGTCGGACCTGACGTACACATCGTATACACGGTCACCAGATCATGAAGTTCACGCTTCTTTTCGTCGTACTTCTTTGCACGTGCGTTCTGCTCTTGCCTGCACAGACTGCCACTCAACAATCTGCGATGCGGGCCGCTGCATCAAGGGGTGACTGGCCCACGGTTGAACGTCTTGCAACTCAGTCGTTAAAGGCAGACAAGAAGGATCGCGTTGCGTCCTTGCTGCTGACGCTTTCTCAACTCAGGCAAGGCAAGGACAAGGAAGCATTGGCAAGCGCGCACCGCACCATCGCCATCGACTCATCGCTCATGCAGGCGTGGCTGATGGCTTCTGAATGTGAAGCACAGCTTAAGCATCCAAAGGAGTCCATCTCTCTGCTGCAGGCTGCTCACAATCGATTCCCTGATTCGCTACAGCCTACGTGGGCCCTTGGAATGGCATATGCTCGATCCGGACAATGTGCAGACGCCATTATGCCCCTTGAAGAGACAATGTTCAGACGTCCAGAGCTCATTGGCGTGATGCAACAACTTGCTCACTGCTACTTTGCTACAGGGCAGATCAATGAGTCCACCCAGCTCTATGAACGGATCGTGGACCGAGATCCGCAGAACACGTCGTATCGCCTCTTATACGGTGAATCACTTCTCGCCCGCGGAGATCTAGAAATGGCTACTCAGCAGTATCGCGAAGCGATCACTCTAGATCCAAAGAAGACCGACGCCTATCTAGCGCTAACTAGTGCGTTACGAGCGCAGAAAAAGGCCGAAGAGGCATTGCTCGTCTCACGTCAGCTCACGAAGATCGATCCGACCGAGGCCATGGGGTGGTTCAACGTTGGACTTCTCAGTCTCGAGTTAAAACAGCCGGACAGCTCCGTGCGAGCATTCAAGCAAGCGATCGCTCTCCGTCCGAATTACAGTGAAGCATTCTTCAACCTTGCACTTGCCTATGAAGAAAAGGGATTTCGAGAAGATGCCATTCAAGCCTTCAAACGATGTGCAACCATTAGTCCAGCCCTAGCCCCGGATGCATACAACACACTGGCGATCATCTACCGGAAAGAAGGGCTTTTTGCAGACGCGATCGCTGCACACGGTCAAGCTATATCCTTGCGCGACACATCTTCGATCTTCCATGCCGCTCGGATCAATACCTATTTCGAAGCTGAACGTTGCCCTGAAGCCACAACATTGCTGAAGACGGAAGTAGAGCGTTTCCCGGAGTCGGCTGAACTCCTGTATGCATGTGCACGGTGTTTGCTGCGAAATGGCGAACGGGCTTCTGTTGAGGCGATCGTTTCGAAACTCGATGTTCTCTCCCCTGCCTTGGCTGATCAACTTCGCTTGATGAAGAATTAATGACCATGGAATTCGATCCAATGCATGCTTTGATACGACCGTACACAAGAATATTCCTGTTGGTCAGCATCACGCTGGCTTCTGCGAACATTGCATCAGCTCAGCGTTCGATCTCCTCTTCCACATTGGTCATGCTGGATTCAGCACTGTTTACGATCGGTATGCGGCAGTCAGATCTACAGATGCCCCCTGACCTGATCGATCAAGACCGACATCGTTTAGTGTTTCATGATGTGCTCTTCAACGAACCGCTTCGTGCATTCGATATCGCTCAACGACTTACAGATGCCGCAGCCGTGCGTACCGAGGCCAGTTCAACGGAGCTGTTTTCAAACCTTATGCAGCACCTTGACCTCGGTACGTATCGTCGTGTGAACTACGATGGGCAGATCACCGCCGACGAGACGATCCAACGGCTTGGGAACGACCCCACTGCACGACTCAACATCGTAAGCTCCTTTGTCGTGCTCCGGTTCCTATCTGCCATCGTCCAGGCTTCAGACGGGATGCATGAAGGTCGTAAGCGTCTACTTCAACAGACACTTGTTACCGATCACATGGATTCGCTCTGGCGTCTGTCCCGTGAAGATGAAACGTCAACTCTCTGGGAGATGTCTGCGAACGAACAAGCTGCACGAGATATTGCTGTCCGATTCTATGCAGAGGCGGCTCCGAAGGTTGCCGAAGATGTCTTCGTCCATGGTCTCTCGCTCTATCAGCAATTGATGTTCTACGTGGCTCAAAGTGAGGATAATCTTGAGCTCCTGCGTGACAGTGTTCGATCGTTCACGTTCAAGACCCCACTCGGCAGAGTTGCCATCGGAGGTCCGGATGACGACACCTACATTGGTTCCTATGCCGTGATCATTGACGTGGGCGGCAATGACGTGTATCGCCTTGATGACACAACGAAAACCGATGCTCTGTATATGCCAGTACGCTGCATCGTAGACCTTGATGGGAACGACATGTATGCCGGAAAGGACTTTTCCTTTGCTTCTGGTGTAGGGGGCGTTGGGATCCTCATCGACCGTAGAGGAAATGACGTGTACTCTGCGGGCGACTTCTCTCTTGGTTGTGGTTTGATGGGCGCTGGGATCCTCCACGATATGCAGGGTGACGACGCCTACCTCTCGGGATCGAATACGCAGGGCGCCGGGATCCTTGGCATCGGTCTCCTTTTTGATGATAGCGGTCACGACACCTATCGCTGTCACGCCCAAGCACAAGGATTTGGCGGAACACGCGGAGCTGGCATGATCAGTGACCTCTCCGGAAACGATCGATATATCGCTGCGAGTCCGTATGTGGATGTGCTGCGGTATGACTCCCATCAGGTAACATTCACGCAAGGGGCAGCGCTTGGCTCACGTCCAATCGCCTCCGGCGGGATCGGTGTCCTCTTGGATGTCTCCGGCAATGACCTGTACACGTCTGACATCTACGGTCAGGGCACCGGCTATTGGTTCGGACTTGGCGCTCTTATCGACCGCGCAGGAGACGACCGGTACGAATCCTATCAATACGCTCAAGGAGCAGGTGTTCACTTTGCCACGGGCATTCTTCGTGATAACAATGGCGACGACGTCTATGTCTCGCACGGTGTATCACAGGGTTGTGGTCACGACATAGCTCTTGGAGCCCTGATCGATGAAGGCGGCAACGACGCCTATGTCTGTGAGAGTCTTTCCTTGGGCGCCGGAAACGCCAATGCAGTGTCCTTGTTCATCGATGAACGCGGTAATGACGCCTACATCGCAACGAACGAATCGAACACGATGGGATACTCTGATTTCAGACGTTCCTACGGGATGATCGGAGTGTTTCTCGATGCCGGCGGTGCGGATCACTACGGCGAACGACTGCGAAACAATACGGTTACGACCAGATCAACGTATGGTGTGTTTGCAGACCGAGAGAGTTCATCAACGGACACGAACTCTGCTGCAAATGCTATCATCGGTCAAGAGCCAATGCGTGCGTCAATTTCACTTACCCAGTCCGTGGATAGTCTCTTCATTCAGGCTTCAGCCGCTCCGTTGAGATTCCAACCCAATGTAGAACCTGCAAGGAAACTCCTTGGAGAGATGGGCGAGACCGCCTTGGCTGGACTCGAGCCTCATTTTGGTACGCAGATGCCGCGAGAGCGGTTGACGCTGGAGAGCGTCCTCCCGAAGCTCTATGCGTCACATCGCGATTCCACACTGCGGGTGTTGCTGCGCGGACTTGCCTCGGATGATGGTGCGGTGGTGAACCTTTGCGCCACAGTGGCCGGCAAGGTTAAGTCTGTTGAGTGTATTCAACCACTCATCATCGCAACGCTCGATTCGTCGTGGAAACGCAGACGTCTCGCGGCATTCACCTTGGGTGAGATCGGCGATACCTCCGCTCGTTCTGCCTTGGTCCTGCTCTTGAAGGATCCCCATCCATATGTGGTTCAACGTGCAGCCTATACTCTTGGGCGCATGGGGGTCGGCTTTGACACCCTACGGCTTGCGTTGGAAGATGATGAGCAGATCGTTCGATATGCTGCTGTTGAAGGGATCGTTCGTGGACCACGGAGATCCATGTCCTCTGTCACAACTTGGCTGCGTGCCGTGAACGATCGGTATGCAATGGTCTCGGGCTTGCGTGTACTC is a window encoding:
- a CDS encoding YicC family protein; its protein translation is MIRSMTGYGKSEILIEGTPCTIEARCVNGRYLELSTRIPKEWSDKEGLIRETVRENVTRGSLNIFIRQEERGQQQAVQVDTEVARSFVEALRQLKAELDLDGDVSVDHLVHFPAIFQAPPDTSERPDVWPDLKKGLVEALVAMTAMRDKEGNELAKDLHGRLEAIEHGLADVELRSAARIPQERERLRERVRQVIDEASIDDVRMNLEITLLAEKLDVTEECVRLRSHMKHFRQYMADDVQSGRKLNFLLQEMNREVNTIGSKTNDADIARVVVGMKEELERMREQVQNVE
- a CDS encoding purine-nucleoside phosphorylase: MVSSLVMFIDDQDPRHAVREGASRLRELWSKPIHAAVVAGSGFSTFTEAGTIIDRIPYSQLTGLPNSAVNGHGSEIVLLSTLAGTIMVFTGRAHAYEGYSPSVCASHVAVALECGIKNILLTNACGGVHPLLKTGDIVIPNSTLNLTHRSILPPLNGPEVASAAYLDLGISTIDHCWSKGLPVRSGVYAQVLGPSYETRAEIRMLRRIGADAVGMSTAMEAQWASRMGAHVGIISLVTNTLTDANHRMVTHGEVVHAAEMSHQFVAQVVLAAVETARSTLGAP
- the ribD gene encoding bifunctional diaminohydroxyphosphoribosylaminopyrimidine deaminase/5-amino-6-(5-phosphoribosylamino)uracil reductase RibD yields the protein MATTVNHEEWMQLALDEAHRGSGWVSPNPRVGCVIVRDNELVAKGHHQRFGDVHAEVDALRAFSGDASTATMYVTLEPCAHDGKQPACTNAIIASGIKRVVVGTVDPNPLVSGRGIQILEEHGIDVIRGVRENECQWMNRWFSHHITSGTSYVTLKAATSIDLGASVQQGHGRWISSEESRVVTHVLRSEYDAVMVGIGTVLADDPLLNVRLSEGRDPLRIVVDPNCETPPTSKLAATAKEIRSVIFCGHHSVESEQAMILRGLGFEIIGTAGTTSHLDVATIIRTTGTMGIASILLEGGPTLAASFLNAGCVRELILHIAPAFLGVENTWFKHITPMDITLRSCTSVGPDVHIVYTVTRS
- a CDS encoding tetratricopeptide repeat protein; amino-acid sequence: MKFTLLFVVLLCTCVLLLPAQTATQQSAMRAAASRGDWPTVERLATQSLKADKKDRVASLLLTLSQLRQGKDKEALASAHRTIAIDSSLMQAWLMASECEAQLKHPKESISLLQAAHNRFPDSLQPTWALGMAYARSGQCADAIMPLEETMFRRPELIGVMQQLAHCYFATGQINESTQLYERIVDRDPQNTSYRLLYGESLLARGDLEMATQQYREAITLDPKKTDAYLALTSALRAQKKAEEALLVSRQLTKIDPTEAMGWFNVGLLSLELKQPDSSVRAFKQAIALRPNYSEAFFNLALAYEEKGFREDAIQAFKRCATISPALAPDAYNTLAIIYRKEGLFADAIAAHGQAISLRDTSSIFHAARINTYFEAERCPEATTLLKTEVERFPESAELLYACARCLLRNGERASVEAIVSKLDVLSPALADQLRLMKN
- a CDS encoding HEAT repeat domain-containing protein, whose product is MEFDPMHALIRPYTRIFLLVSITLASANIASAQRSISSSTLVMLDSALFTIGMRQSDLQMPPDLIDQDRHRLVFHDVLFNEPLRAFDIAQRLTDAAAVRTEASSTELFSNLMQHLDLGTYRRVNYDGQITADETIQRLGNDPTARLNIVSSFVVLRFLSAIVQASDGMHEGRKRLLQQTLVTDHMDSLWRLSREDETSTLWEMSANEQAARDIAVRFYAEAAPKVAEDVFVHGLSLYQQLMFYVAQSEDNLELLRDSVRSFTFKTPLGRVAIGGPDDDTYIGSYAVIIDVGGNDVYRLDDTTKTDALYMPVRCIVDLDGNDMYAGKDFSFASGVGGVGILIDRRGNDVYSAGDFSLGCGLMGAGILHDMQGDDAYLSGSNTQGAGILGIGLLFDDSGHDTYRCHAQAQGFGGTRGAGMISDLSGNDRYIAASPYVDVLRYDSHQVTFTQGAALGSRPIASGGIGVLLDVSGNDLYTSDIYGQGTGYWFGLGALIDRAGDDRYESYQYAQGAGVHFATGILRDNNGDDVYVSHGVSQGCGHDIALGALIDEGGNDAYVCESLSLGAGNANAVSLFIDERGNDAYIATNESNTMGYSDFRRSYGMIGVFLDAGGADHYGERLRNNTVTTRSTYGVFADRESSSTDTNSAANAIIGQEPMRASISLTQSVDSLFIQASAAPLRFQPNVEPARKLLGEMGETALAGLEPHFGTQMPRERLTLESVLPKLYASHRDSTLRVLLRGLASDDGAVVNLCATVAGKVKSVECIQPLIIATLDSSWKRRRLAAFTLGEIGDTSARSALVLLLKDPHPYVVQRAAYTLGRMGVGFDTLRLALEDDEQIVRYAAVEGIVRGPRRSMSSVTTWLRAVNDRYAMVSGLRVLACADTTEEDVKSFVAWYSSVPNWVRDAARRTAPTLPALWREAISPTTTVAAKPTKKSKKKNK